One window from the genome of Maylandia zebra isolate NMK-2024a linkage group LG18, Mzebra_GT3a, whole genome shotgun sequence encodes:
- the btbd2b gene encoding BTB/POZ domain-containing protein 2 codes for MATGDNSGRPPCLSFSGPGPLGNSQPSNSVFSMPASNGGGVGAAGGPQGAARRPNPQLGPGGGDGNGVSTGTQPTAQNSLQQPVAAGAAAAGAMASPASNMASTAASNASPAAAPTATPAAASVLVYREPVYNWQATKSTVKERFAFLFNNEVLSDVHFLVGKGMGVQRIPAHRFVLAVGSAVFDAMFNGGMATTSTEIELPDVEPAAFLALLKFLYSDEVQIGPETVMTTLYTAKKYAVPALEAHCVEFLKKNLRADNAFMLLTQARLFDEPQLASLCLENIDKNTGDALAAEGFTDIDLDTLVAVLERDTLGVREVRLFSAAVRWAEAEAHRQQLQPTPENKRKVLGKALTLIRFPLMTIEEFAAGPAQSSILTDREVVSLFLHFTVNPKPHVDFIDRPRCCLRGKECSITRFGQVESRWGYSGTSDRIRFSVNRRIFVVGFGLYGSIHGPTDYQVNIQIIHTDSNTVLGQNDTGFSCDGSANTFRVMFKEPVEILPNVNYTACATLKGPDSHYGTKGMRKVTHESSSTGTKTCFTFCYAAGNNNGTSVEDGQIPEVIFYT; via the exons ATGGCTACTGGAGACAACAGCGGCAGGCCTCCTTGCCTCAGTTTCTCTGGTCCGGGTCCTTTGGGAAACAGCCAACCCAGCAACAGTGTTTTCTCCATGCCCGCATCCAACGGCGGAGGGGTCGGTGCAGCTGGGGGGCCGCAGGGAGCCGCGAGGCGGCCCAACCCGCAGCTTGGGCCTGGAGGGGGAGACGGCAACGGTGTTTCGACCGGAACTCAACCGACTGCGCAGAACTCCCTGCAGCAGCCCGTTGCGGCAGGTGCTGCGGCAGCCGGAGCAATGGCCTCTCCGGCGTCCAACATGGCAAGCACCGCGGCGTCAAACGCCTCTCCGGCGGCGGCACCGACGGCCACTCCGGCGGCCGCCTCCGTGCTGGTGTACCGAGAGCCAGTGTACAACTGGCAGGCAACGAAGAGCACCGTGAAAGAGAGGTTCGCTTTCCTCTTCAACAACGAGGTGCTCAGTGACGTTCATTTTTTAGTGGGCAAGGGGATGGGAGTTCAAAGGATACCGGCACACAG gttcGTTCTGGCTGTGGGCAGCGCAGTGTTTGATGCCATGTTCAACGGGGGAATGGCGACCACGTCAACGGAGATCGAGCTCCCAGATGTGGAACCAGCTGCCTTTCTGGCCTTGCTAAA GTTTCTCTACTCTGATGAAGTCCAGATCGGGCCTGAGACGGTGATGACCACACTCTATACGGCAAAGAAGTATGCAGTTCCAGCCCTGGAGGCTCACTGTGTGGAGTTCCTGAAGAAGAACCTCAGAGCAGACAATGCTTTCATGCTGCTGACACAG GCACGGTTGTTTGATGAGCCACAGCTTGCAAGCCTCTGCTTGGAAAATATTGACAAGAACACTGGAGACGCGCTTGCCGCTGAAGGCTTCACAGACATAGATCTGG ACACACTGGTGGCAGTTTTGGAGAGAGATACTCTGGGAGTGAGGGAGGTGCGTTTGTTTAGTGCTGCAGTTCGTTGGGCCGAGGCCGAGGCGCACAGGCAGCAGTTGCAGCCAACGCCCGAAAACAAGCGTAAAGTCCTGGGAAAAGCTCTCACGCTCATCCGGTTCCCTCTCATGACCATCGAAGAGTTTGCTGCAG GTCCAGCACAGTCCAGTATCCTGACTGACCGGGAGGTGGTGAGTCTCTTCCTGCACTTCACAGTCAACCCGAAGCCACACGTAGATTTCATTGACCGCCCTCGCTGCTGCCTCCGCGGAAAGGAGTGCAGCATCACACGTTTTGGTCAGGTGGAGAGCCGCTGGGGCTATAGCGGCACAAGTGACCGCATACG GTTCTCTGTAAACAGAAGGATATTCGTGGTTGGTTTTGGGCTATATGGCTCAATACACGGACCCACAGATTATCAAGTCAACATACAG ATCATTCACACAGACAGTAACACAGTGCTGGGGCAGAACGACACAGGCTTCAGCTGTGATGGCTCAGCAAACACCTTCAGAGTCATGTTCAAAGAGCCAGTGGAGATCCTACCCAATGTCAACTACACTGCCTGTGCCACACTCAAG GGTCCAGACTCTCATTATGGCACTAAGGGAATGCGAAAGGTAACTCACGAGTCGTCATCCACTGGCACAAAGACATGTTTCACCTTCTGCTACGCAGCAGGCAACAACAATGGAACCTCCGTAGAGGACGGACAGATTCCCGAGGTCATCTTCTACACATAG
- the LOC101482186 gene encoding elongation factor 2b, whose product MVNFTVDQIRAIMDKKSNIRNMSVIAHVDHGKSTLTDSLVSKAGIIASSRAGETRFTDTRKDEQERCITIKSTAISMYYELGENDLAFIKQSKDGNGFLINLIDSPGHVDFSSEVTAALRVTDGALVVVDCVSGVCVQTETVLRQAIAERIKPVLMMNKMDRALLELQLEPDELYQTFQRIVENVNVIISTYGEDEGGPMGNIMIDPVIGTVGFGSGLHGWAFTLKQFAEMYVAKFAAKGVAQLGPAERCKKVEDMMKKLWGERYFDPSAGKFSKTATGPDGQKLPRTFCQLVLDPIFKVFDAIMNFKKEETAKLIEKLDVKLDSEDKEKEGKPLLKAVMRRWLPAGEALLQMITIHLPSPVTAQKYRCELLYEGPGDDEAAMGIKNCDPKAPLMMYISKMVPTSDKGRFYAFGRVFSGCVSTGLKVRIMGPNFTPGKKEDLYIKPIQRTILMMGRYVEPIEDVPCGNIVGLVGVDQFLVKTGTITTFEQAHNMRVMKFSVSPVVRVAVEAKNPADLPKLVEGLKRLAKSDPMVQCIIEESGEHIIAGAGELHLEICLKDLEEDHACIPLKKSDPVVSYRETVTEESDQLCLSKSPNKHNRLFMKSRPFPDGLAEDIEKGDVTARQELKARARYLADKYEWEVTEARKIWCFGPDGTGPNLLIDMTKGVQYLNEIKDSVVAGFQWATKEGALCEENMRAIRFDIHDVTLHADAIHRGGGQIIPTARRVLYACQLTAQPRLMEPVYLVEIQCPEQVVGGIYGVLNRKRGHVFEESQVMGTPMFVVKAYLPVNESFGFTADLRSNTGGQAFPQCVFDHWQILQGDPSDPASRPCQVVAEIRKRKGLKEGIPALDNYLDKL is encoded by the exons ATG GTGAACTTCACGGTGGATCAGATCCGTGCCATCATGGACAAAAAGTCCAACATCAGAAACATGTCCGTGATCGCACACGTGGATCATGGGAAGTCCACGCTGACCGACTCGCTGGTATCCAAAGCGGGGATCATTGCATCGTCCCGTGCCGGAGAAACCCGCTTCACAGACACACGCAAAGACGAGCAGGAGCGCTGCATCACCATCAAATCTAC GGCCATCTCCATGTATTATGAGCTTGGAGAGAACGACTTGGCGTTTATCAAGCAGAGCAAAGACGGAAACGGCTTCCTCATCAACCTGATCGATTCCCCGGGTCACGTTGATTTCTCTTCTGAGGTCACCGCTGCCCTTAGAGTAACTGATGGAGCCCTGGTTGTGGTGGACTGTGTCTCAG GTGTGTGCGTGCAAACCGAGACCGTACTGCGTCAGGCCATCGCTGAGCGCATAAAGCCGGTTCTCATGATGAACAAGATGGACCGGGCCCTGCTTGAGCTGCAGCTGGAGCCAGATGAGCTCTATCAGACCTTCCAGCGTATTGTGGAGAACGTTAACGTCATTATCTCCACCTATGGAGAGGATGAGGGTGGACCCATGGGGAACATTATG ATTGACCCTGTTATTGGAACAGTTGGCTTTGGCTCGGGCCTCCACGGATGGGCTTTCACCTTGAAGCAGTTCGCTGAGATGTATGTGGCTAAGTTTGCTGCTAAAGGAGTTGCACAGCTGGGACCAGCAGAGAGGTGCAAGAAAGTGGAGGACATGATGAAGAAACTGTGGGGAGAAAG ATATTTCGATCCAAGTGCTGGAAAATTCAGTAAGACCGCCACCGGCCCCGATGGTCAGAAATTACCTCGAACTTTCTGCCAGCTTGTTTTGGATCCCATTTTTAAG GTGTTTGATGCCATCATGAATTTCAAAAAAGAAGAGACAGCCAAGCTAATTGAAAAGCTGGATGTCAAACTTGACTCAGAGGACAAAGAGAAGGAGGGGAAGCCCCTGCTGAAGGCTGTAATGCGACGCTGGCTCCCTGCCGGAGAGGCCCTGCTCCAGATGATTACCATCCACCTGCCCTCCCCCGTCACTGCGCAGAAATACCGCTGTGAGCTGCTCTACGAAGGGCCCGGAGATGACGAGGCTGCCATGG GTATTAAGAACTGTGATCCTAAGGCCCCACTGATGATGTATATTTCCAAGATGGTCCCAACCAGTGACAAGGGTCGTTTCTATGCCTTCGGCCGTGTGTTTTCTGGCTGCGTGTCCACAGGGCTGAAGGTGCGCATCATGGGGCCAAACTTCACCCCTGGCAAGAAGGAAGACCTCTACATCAAACCCATCCAGAG GACTATTTTGATGATGGGTCGCTATGTGGAGCCTATTGAAGATGTTCCCTGTGGCAACATCGTGGGTCTTGTTGGAGTAGACCAGTTCCTGGTTAAGACTGGAACTATTACCACCTTTGAACAG GCCCACAACATGAGAGTGATGAAGTTCAGCGTGAGCCCTGTTGTCCGAGTGGCCGTGGAGGCCAAGAATCCTGCTGACTTGCCCAAGCTAGTGGAGGGCTTGAAGCGTCTGGCTAAGTCAGACCCCATGGTGCAGTGCATCATCGAAGAGTCCGGGGAGCACATCATCGCTGGAGCAGGAGAGCTTCACCTGGAGATCTGCCTGAAGGACTTGGAGGAGGACCACGCCTGCATTCCACTGAAG AAATCCGACCCAGTGGTGTCTTACAGAGAGACGGTGACGGAAGAATCCGACCAGCTGTGTCTGTCCAAGTCCCCCAACAAGCACAATCGTCTCTTCATGAAGTCCCGTCCGTTCCCCGACGGCCTGGCTGAAGATATCGAGAAAGGGGATGTCACTGCTCGGCAGGAGCTCAAAGCCCGTGCACGTTACCTTGCTGACAAGTATGAGTGGGAGGTGACAGAAGCCAGGAAGATCTGGTGCTTCGGTCCAGATGGAACCGGGCCCAACCTGCTGATAGACATGACAAAAGGGGTTCAATACCTCAATGAGATCAAGGACAGCGTAGTGGCTGGTTTCCAGTGGGCAACTAAGGAG GGTGCACTGTGTGAGGAGAACATGCGCGCAATTCGCTTTGACATTCATGATGTGACACTGCACGCAGACGCCATTCATCGCGGGGGAGGACAAATTATTCCCACAGCTCGCAGGGTCCTGTACGCCTGCCAGCTCACTGCTCAGCCTCGGCTCATGGAGCCGGTTTATCTTGTGGAGATTCAG TGCCCAGAGCAGGTTGTCGGTGGGATCTATGGCGTGTTGAACAGGAAACGAGGTCATGTCTTTGAGGAATCCCAAGTGATGGGCACGCCCATGTTTGTGGTGAAAGCCTACCTGCCAGTCAACGAATCCTTTG GGTTCACAGCTGACCTGCGCAGTAACACTGGAGGCCAGGCCTTCCCCCAGTGCGTATTTGATCACTGGCAGATTCTCCAGGGAGACCCCAGCGACCCTGCCAGCAGGCCCTGCCAAGTTGTCGCTGAAATTAGGAAACGCAAAGGTCTGAAAGAGGGCATACCTGCCCTCGACAACTACTTGGACAAATTGTAA